Proteins encoded together in one Carya illinoinensis cultivar Pawnee chromosome 3, C.illinoinensisPawnee_v1, whole genome shotgun sequence window:
- the LOC122305768 gene encoding flavonol synthase/flavanone 3-hydroxylase-like, translating into MEVQRVQAVANSLALATDTIPAEFVRPQQEQPAITTFRGPVPEIPTIDLGDPDQENLVRSIANASKEWGIFQVVNHGIPTDVISKLQAVGREFFQLPQEEKEVYARPSSSQSIEGYGTKLQKDLDGKKSWVDHLFHKIWPQTCINYQFWPKNPPSYREANEVYAKYMREVAAKLFESLSLGLGLGRHVLKEAAGGEEIEYLLKINYYPPCPRPDLALGVVAHTDLSAITILVPNEVPGLQVLKDEYWIDAKYIPNALIIHIGDQIEILSNGIYKGVLHRTTVDKEKARMSWPVFLEPPRECVVGPLPQLVNEANPPKYKVKKFKDYAYCKLNKLPQ; encoded by the exons ATGGAGGTGCAGAGAGTGCAAGCTGTTGCTAATTCCTTGGCTCTTGCCACTGATACCATCCCTGCAGAATTCGTTAGGCCTCAGCAAGAACAGCCTGCTATCACCACATTCCGGGGACCCGTCCCGGAAATCCCGACCATCGATCTCGGCGACCCGGATCAAGAAAACCTAGTCCGCTCCATTGCGAATGCCAGCAAGGAGTGGGGGATATTCCAAGTTGTGAACCATGGCATTCCTACTGATGTTATAAGCAAATTACAGGCTGTTGGAAGAGAGTTCTTCCAACTCCCtcaggaagaaaaagaagtgtACGCTCGGCCCTCATCCTCTCAGAGCATTGAGGGCTACGGAACCAAACTGCAGAAAGATCTCGACGGCAAGAAATCTTGGGTGGATCATCTTTTCCATAAGATTTGGCCTCAGACATGCATCAACTACCAGTTCTGGCCAAAGAACCCTCCTTCTTACAG AGAGGCGAACGAAGTGTATGCAAAATATATGCGTGAGGTGGCGGCTAAGCTGTTTGAGAGCCTGTCATTAGGGTTAGGGCTTGGAAGGCATGTACTGAAAGAAGCAGCCGGTGGGGAGGAGATAGAATACCTtctgaaaataaattattaccCACCATGTCCTCGCCCTGATCTCGCACTGGGAGTGGTTGCTCATACTGATTTGTCCGCCATAACCATTCTCGTCCCTAACGAGGTCCCTGGACTCCAAGTTCTCAAGGATGAATACTGGATCGATGCCAAGTATATTCCCAATGCCCTGATCATCCACATTGGTGACCAGATTGAG ATTCTCAGCAACGGTATATACAAGGGCGTGCTGCACCGTACCACAGTGGATAAAGAAAAGGCGAGGATGTCTTGGCCTGTATTCTTGGAGCCACCTAGGGAATGCGTGGTCGGACCTCTTCCTCAACTTGTTAATGAAGCAAACCCTCCCAAGTACAAGGTCAAGAAATTCAAGGACTATGCTTATTGTAAACTCAACAAGCTTCCCCAGTAa